Genomic window (Candidatus Methylomirabilota bacterium):
GAGCGTGATGGCGCTGCCGACGACCAGCGACGCCACCGCGATCCAGCGAGCGCCCGGCAACGGATGTTCTAATCTGCCGACGGCGATCCAGGACGCGGCAGAGAGCATCACGATGAGGGTCAGGAGGACGAGTTCCCACCGATCCGAGGCGAAGAGATAGATGAGGAAGTAGCCCACGAGAAAGAGCTGGAGGAAGGTCCGGGCGGTCGCGATGATGAGATCGCGCTCGAGGCCAAGACGTTCCCGGTAGGAGATGGCAAGCACCAGCAGGACCAGGATCAGGGCAAGGAAGAGATGGATGATTCCCACATCGATGATCGGCTTCATCCATGCTCCTCCAGAAGCCTGGCCGCCTGTTCCGCCCCTTCTTCACGGACGATCCGGCCCCCTTCAAGAAACAGGACCCGGCCGCCCAGGCGGAGAATCAGTTCCGCTTGGTGGGTGGCGACAAGCAGCGTTAGCCCTTTGACGCGGTTGAGCTGGGTGATCGTGTCAACCACGAGGTGGAGGCTGCGCGCATCGAGGGCCGAGGTGGGCTCGTCCAACAGGAGGATCTCTGGTTCCCCCAGGAGGGATCGTGCAATGGAGAGCCGCTGCTTCTCCCCGCCGGAGAGTTCCATCGCGTTGCGATGGAGAAATGATCGATTCAGGCCTACGTCTGCCAAGGCCTGAACAAGCGTGGACTCCGAAAGCTGCCTTCCGTTCGGGCGCCGGAGGAGATTCTCTCGGATCGTTCCATGGAACATTACCGGATGCTGAAGGACCAGGGCAATCCGTCTCCTGAGCTCTAACGGATCGTAGTATTGCAAGGGCCTTTCGCGGAAGAGGATCTCGCCTTGAACGGGATCATCAAAACGGTTGAGTAGGCGGAGGAGGGCAGATTTGCCGGAGCCGGAGGGTCCGGTGATGCTGAGACATTCCCCCGCCTGCACCTGAAAGGAGACCGCTTTCAGGACCTCGCGGTGCGCATCCAGCGTATACCCGCCGGAGACCTCGCGGCATGCGAGGATCGGTTCACGCTTCCCCTCGATAGTCATGGCCTGCCACGGAAGTTTTCCGCCAAAAGGCAACACGTCGTCCACGTGTGCTACGCTTGGGCAGTCGTTAAGGTAGCATGCGCGAGATTTGTTTCGCAAGTTGACAGATGCAGATGAGCCCCATGTGAGCTTGACGGCGACTGCGACTAGATGCACGAGGGTGTTTATGGGTGAGGCAGGAATGGGGCAGGTATTTCCCGGGCGGTCAGAATTTGGGCACGGACAAGCGGGGTGTGTATCTCTAACCGTTGCAAAATAGGACTAGCACAGGGGACCTCGCCAGTTGGCACGTTCGTTGCTAGTTTGTAAGGTGAAAGCGAGGTCGCGAAGATGTTTTACTGCACTTCGTGTAAAATATGGGTCCAGCCGATCCAATGGATTGAGTCCATATGGAGTGGTGAGTTGTGCGTCTTCGAGGCCTGCCCTTGCTGCCACCAAAAACCCGCCAACCCCGATCGCACCGCTGCCTGAGCCTGGACAAGCGCTAACATTCGAACAGTCTTGTGTTTCCCCACGAAATTGCCCCTTCTTACGCCTTAAACGGCAGCGACATTTTGGGTTTTTGCAAGGATCGTGGGCGCGGTCGCTCTCTCCTCACATGCGAGCCTGCTTCCTTCCACATCTTCCCCAAAAAAGAAAACAGGAGGCGGCGTGTCAGGACCTATGGGGTTGCCGCTCAGATGTGTGGTCGACGTGAGGGGTGGGGTTTGTTTGACCATCCTGCCATACGGGGCATAGTGCCCGTTCATAGGTCAGGTTGTTCCTTGACCAATAGTAATAGGAAAACGAGTTTCAGCGGATCTTGGAGCCGGGGGGGATATCCCTGTCCGGGCTAAGCAGCACGATGCGCCCCTCGGCATCTTCGGCGGCTAGGACCATCCCCCGCGATTCAACCCCCATGAGCTTCGCCGGTGCGAGGTTGGCCACGACAGCCACCTTTTTGCCAATCAGCGCGTCTGCATTGTACTGCCCCTGTAGTCCCGCAACCAGGGTTCGGTCTTCGGTACCGACGCGGACGGTGAGCTTGAGGAGATTTTTCGAACCCGCGATCGGCTCGACAATCAAGATCTCACCCACCCTCAGGTCAAGTCGCTGAAACTCCGCGAGGCTGATCTCGGACATGGCAGGCTGGTCCTCCTCCTGGCCACGGATGGCCGCAAAACCTCCTTCGATGCGAGGAAAGAGAGGCGGTCCCTTCCGGATCTTTCCGGAGGTAGGACCCTCTCCCCACGCGGCTTGCTCGATCCGGGACTGCTCAACATGTGCGTCAATACCTAATTGTTCGGTGATGGCCTGGCCGGTGTCGGGAAGGAAGGGGGAAAGCAAGAGACCCAGGATCCGCAGGATCTCCCAGGCATGGTAGAGAACCCGCTCGAGAGCTTGGGTATCCTTTTTGCTGAGCTCCCAGGGCTTGCTAGTATCGATATATTTGTTCGCCGCGCTGACTAGTTCCCAGAGGGATTCGAGGGCACGGTTGAATGCCAGGTCATCCACGGCTCTCGAGAGGGACGCACGAATCGCTTCGGCGATATGCACAAGTCCTTGATCGTCCGGGCTATCAGGGTTCGAACGCTGGGGGATCCTGCCCCCCAGGTACTTTTCGATCATCGTCAGGACCCGGCTGACCAAGTTGCCCAGGTCGTTGGCCAGACCAGAATTCAATCGGCTGATTAGGGCTTCTTCACTGAAGCTCGCATCGAG
Coding sequences:
- a CDS encoding ABC transporter ATP-binding protein, which gives rise to MDDVLPFGGKLPWQAMTIEGKREPILACREVSGGYTLDAHREVLKAVSFQVQAGECLSITGPSGSGKSALLRLLNRFDDPVQGEILFRERPLQYYDPLELRRRIALVLQHPVMFHGTIRENLLRRPNGRQLSESTLVQALADVGLNRSFLHRNAMELSGGEKQRLSIARSLLGEPEILLLDEPTSALDARSLHLVVDTITQLNRVKGLTLLVATHQAELILRLGGRVLFLEGGRIVREEGAEQAARLLEEHG